Proteins encoded in a region of the Suncus etruscus isolate mSunEtr1 chromosome 1, mSunEtr1.pri.cur, whole genome shotgun sequence genome:
- the AARSD1 gene encoding alanyl-tRNA editing protein Aarsd1 yields MAFQCQRDSYAREFTTTVVSCRPAELQTEGSQGKKEALSGFQVVLQDTLLFPEGGGQPDDRGTIDNISVLRVTRRGAEADHFTLTPLTPGSEVQVRVDWDRRFDHMQQHSGQHLITAVADSLFGLKTTSWELGRLRCVIELDSPSVTAEQVSAIEQNINGKIRARLPVTVQELSLDDPEVEKVRGRGLPDDHAGPIRVVTIESVDSNMCCGTHVNNLSDLQVIKILGTEKGKKNKTNLVFLAGNRVLKWMERSHGTEKALTGLLKCGPEEHVDAVQKLQNSTKLLQKNNLTLLRDLAVHTARSLRNSPDWGGVVMLHRKEGDSEFMNIIANEIGSEGTLLFLTVGEEKGAGLFLLAGPAEAVETLGSRVAEILEGKGAGNKGRFQGKATKMSRRVEVQALLQDYVNRQSSEE; encoded by the exons ATGGCGTTCCAGTGTCAGCGGGACAGCTATGCCCGGGAG TTCACCACCACCGTGGTCTCTTGCCGGCCTGCGGAGCTGCAGACCGAGGGCAGCCAGGGCAAGAAGGAGGCGCTGAGCGGTTTCCAAGTGGTGCTGCAAGACACGTTGCTTTTCCCCGAGGGGGGCGGACAG CCTGATGATCGTGGTACCATCGATAACATTTCTGTGCTGAGAGTGACTCGTCGGGGTGCCGAGGCAGATCATTTCACACTGACTCCTCTGACCCCTGGGAGCGAGGTTCAGGTTCGGGTGGACTGGGACCGAAGGTTTGACCACATGCAGCAGCATTCAG GGCAACATCTCATCACTGCAGTGGCTGACAGTCTGTTTGGGTTGAAGACGACATCATG GGAGTTGGGGCGGCTGCGCTGTGTGATAGAGCTGGACAGCCCCTCTGTGACCGCAGAGCAAGTCTCTGCCATCGAGCAGAATATCAATGGGAAAATCAGGGCGCGGCTGCCGGTGACAGTCCAGGAGCTCAGCCTGGATGATCCTGAGGTGGAGAAG GTCAGGGGCCGGGGCCTGCCTGATGACCACGCTGGGCCCATCCGAGTTGTCACCATCGAGAGTGTCGACTCCAACATGTGCTGTGGCACCCATGTGAACAATCTCAGTGACCTCCAG GTCATTAAAATCCTGGGCActgagaaggggaaaaagaacaAGACTAACCTGGTGTTCCTGGCTGGGAACCGTGTTCTGAAGTGGATGGAGAGAAGCCATGGAACCGAGAAAGCACTCACTGGCCTACTTAA GTGTGGGCCAGAGGAGCATGTAGATGCGGTGCAAAAGCTACAAAACTCCACCAAGCTTCTACAGAAG AACAACCTGACTCTACTCCGTGACCTGGCCGTGCACACTGCCCGCAGCCTCAGGAACAGCCCTGACTGGGGCGGGGTAGTCATGCTTCACAG GAAAGAGGGTGATTCCGAGTTCATGAATATCATTGCCAACGAAATTGGGTCAGAG GGGACCCTTCTGTTCCTGACTGTGGGTGAGGAGAAAGGTGCAGGCCTCTTCCTTCTGGCAGGGCCAGCAGAGGCTGTGGAGACCCTGGGATCCAG GGTGGCTGAAATCCTGGAAGGCAAAGGAGCAGGAAATAAAGGCCGCTTTCAGGGCAAGGCCACCAAGATGAGTCGGCGAGTGGAAGTGCAGGCACTTCTTCAGGACTATGTCAACAGGCAGAGCTCTGAGGAGTAA